The Fundulus heteroclitus isolate FHET01 unplaced genomic scaffold, MU-UCD_Fhet_4.1 scaffold_170, whole genome shotgun sequence nucleotide sequence AAGTAAAGACTATTAAGTCAGTGAAGAATCTAAAAATATAGTAGTTACTAATGTGCCTTTATACTTGAAGGGGATATTTGGCTCTGTAGTGTTCTCCTTTTTTAATAAGTAATAGTTGGAGGGCTCATCAGAATGTTTCCTTTGTACTGTGTATATGTAAAACCCTGAGATGAATCAGTCAACATCTATACAGCGCCATGTGCAAATGGTGGAAAGGGACGTCTTCCTCCGTTGGATTTCAGCATCTGTTctattcacttttatttatatagcaccaattcacagcacaaggcactttacaaagtcaaattcaatcaaattcatccagattggtcaaaaagtttccaatataagaaaacccagtagattgcatcaagttttgacaagtagcattcactcctcctgaaagagagtAGAGCATTTATTTAGGCCCACTGGCCCTACGCTcatgcagcaatctctcatactgagcaagcatgcagcgacagtggagaggaaaactccccattaaggggaaggaaaacctccagcagaaccaggctcagtatgaacggtcatctgcctcgaccgactgggggttacagaagacagagcagagacacagaaagcacagaagctcttgttgacccaggagtactttctatgttagatggtaatagtggatgatctgtcttccctggatgacgtcacagctaacagagcgccagaccaggtgtacctactaagAAGATAAAAGACAAGAGGGCAAAAATTTAAGTCTAGACTGTTATAGACTATAAACTGATTGTCagttaatctatttaatacataCTTTTGTATGTATATTGTGAAATGCCTGTTTTTCCTGTTCCTAAAGCTAAAACGGCAGCCTTCACTAACCATCCATGCACAGATTCTACCCCCCACATGTCCATGAGATACACATTTAGTTTCTGTCTCTGGGATTTGTGAAAGTGTGGAAAGGCATAGCCTCAGAGCTTTACTGAAGTCGTATCTATAGTTCACTGTTTAAAAATCCTCAGCATCTCAGTTCCTCTATGAGAGTGTAAGAGATAAAATGCTGTTCTTCTCTACATACTAGCTCCGCTGACCTTTGACCGGGCTGTCTGGGCTGTTAGCGGTGCACATGTTGCATCCTGACTGATGCTGGAGTTCACTAAGCTATGCAGCGCTGGTGATGGCTCCTAATCTGCCTAAATCTGTTCGTCACGGTTGGTTGAAGGCAGAGTAATGAAAGTTCAGCGTTAACAAGCACTAGATAAAGTTTAGCGTAGATCATTTCACAGGGACTTTTATTCATAGTCCATCACTTTATCAGTCCCAGCTAATTTACTGTCCCATCATGAACTGCTTAccataaatttgtttttatatcacCGCCAGCAGCAGCCGGCGTATCAATGATGTCATTACAAAGTATGTATAACGCAGTCACATTTGAATTCCTTTCTCTTTacataaaaaggattttaatcaGCTGAGTTTAGAGTAATGAAAGTGCTGTTGGTACAACCTGAGCTGCAGTAACCAAGCTCTCGCCTCCACTGATAACTGCTGATGTTTTCTGCATAAAGTTGATCCAGTTGCTGCTAACGGTCTCCGTTTCCAGAGCATTCACTTCAGAATCGAGCGGTTTAGTGACGCTGAGGAGAGCTGTGGTCAGTTGTTGGGTAAGAAGAGCATAACGGAACCAAATAATGTTACCGCCACGCAGGAACAGGCCCAGGTGAACCCGTTCATGCTCAGCTCTGGTTCAGAATGTCTGTACTATCCCAAATGGCAAATTCACAGGCGTCTGGTTCCAGAACATCCGTCATATTCATCCGGCGTATGCAGCAGGTTTTCTAACTGAATAGGCACAACTTTGAGAAGCTGCGGTTCTAATGTTTTATTGGCCTGAATCTTTTTTCAGAGAAATTCTGGTTGAAGAAAGCAACGTTCAAAGAGTAGACTCTCCCGTCACGGTGAGTATCATCCAACATCTGGTCGGCCGCTCGTTGGTGTTTGATGGGGAGTCTATAAGTGTTTCCTTGTTGCAGGTGTGCGGCGATATTCATGGACAGTTCTACGACCTGAAAGAGTTGTTCAGAGtaagtttctttgtttttacccTCTGCTTATGACCGGTAGATGAACTTTTCCCAGCGGGGAGCTGTGTGTGAAGTCATGGGTGGCTGTAAAGGTGAGGATCTCCCACAGCAGCATTCTGGACACAGCCTCCAAAACCTGCATTAAATGATGCTCACATAGGTTTAGACCTGGAGCAGGTGACGTTGTTTGATTATTCTGCGTTTTATTCAACACTAACCTCAAAGTCACACGCTTGTCATATTCCGGTTCTGCTACATTTCTACTTGTTTCTTCAGATACTCGTCTTTTATGGACAGAAACGCGTTGAAAAGCTGCGTATCATTTTTAAAGATGAGCAACTACAGCGAGCCGCCCTGAAGGAGACCATCAGTGTTGTCTGTGAGCGCCCCTAAACCTGCTGACATCAGCACCTGTTGGGTCTCTGCTGTGGGAGCAGAGTGGGCCGTCAGCTCCTACGACAGAATCACTGTGGCCGAGTGTGAATAGAGCTGCAGAGGATGCTGTTATCATCCCAGCATGCAACTGGGATATTCCACACAGCTGTTTGAATGCAGGATGCAGTGATTAGTTGTCGTGTGTCAGGAAGGGACTTCCAGCCTATAATGTGCCGGCGTGGGAGTGAGAAGAACACCAAGATGCCGAAGGCGCAGCAGGCACCAACTTCACAGGTTGTCCCTTCCTAAATGAATCAGGTCGCTCAAGTCCTTTATTTTGGCCGCTCTTACTCTGCACCAGAAGCCCAGGTTTTTTCCCATGATAATCCCCAGTTCCTGCTTTCTGTACAGATTAAAGAAGATTGATTTATCTCAGTTCCAAGAACTACCtagtaggggtgggcgatatgaagaaaatctaatatcaccatatctttgggctatatcacaatatgttcaaataaccttcagaaacaaatgtttttagccacatagtgcctaaagttgcatttgtatatctcatattaacgtgtcaattatttttgtttgaaaaattgattgcaaaatatttacatgttttatagccatttttttttaaccacagctgcacatagaagcttttcacaaatgtcGTCACATTAAAGCTCTTTCATGATCAACActgcactttaaaaaacagaacgtcacagcggccaaaaggaacactgaggaaaaatctgacacaaaataaacctgaattaAAAGGTGCTATTTTGTGCTAAAGACTTAAAAATCTGTatgataaaaatgtgacaatcccaaaaacaaaagcttgtattgtgactataaaatcaactgaccagtcgcagctacatattcagagcttttcagaaatatttccgttgctctttaggtgctgggaaattttaaataaacgtTATTTTCTGCcatatgggatttagcaaaagaagacgcCAGTTTCTACAGTTTTACGGCTGGTTTAACTAAAGTTTCCTTTGGTGTGTTTGTTCTTGCTGTCTCGTCAACGTAAGTAAGCGCACGGCTTCGTTGAGCGCTTTCTGGTTTGGAGGAGGAGCGAGTGATGCGTTCACAGcatgtgggaaaaactaaactcacagtgaattaaatacagcggctcaatcttgccatgaaaattTAGACTGGATGGTCGCGATGAAGTCATTTTAACCATGGAGTATATTCAATATATCGCCCACCGCTGCCACCGGGTAAAGTAGTTGAAAGCGGAGCCTGACTTGTCTGTCAGCATGGATGCTGCCTTCAGGGTCACTGGCTTCACGTGCCCTCTGGGGGGGTGTGGTGACTTTACAGCAGGGAACTGTGGGAAGGAATGGGAGCAGTGCagcctcctgctgctccaccaGTGCAGACTACGTCATGTGTGTTCACCTGGGCTGGTAAACCGCCACGTCTGAACAGACATCCACTTCATGGCTTTGTAATGGACAGCGCCTAATTACTGAGAGCCccgtctttttgtttttgcccctTTGAACGGAACAGGTGGGGGGTGACGTTCCGGAGACCAACTACCTCTTCATGGGGGACTTTGTGGACCGCGGTTTCTACAGCGTGGAGACGTTCCTCCTGCTGCTCGCTCTCAAGGTAAATCACCGCTTAGATAGGAGCTTTGAAGAGACCGAGGTGATTGTGTAAATGTTGATGtttaaaaactgttgttttcatttcacCTTGCAACCTTCCCTGTGCACGTTAGGTGCGTTATCCCGACAGAATAACCCTGATCCGAGGAAACCACGAGTCGCGGCAAATTACCCAGGTCTACGGCTTCTATGACGAGTGCCTCCGCAAGTACGGCTCAGTCACCGTGTGGAGATACTGCACAGAGATATTTGATTACTTGTCGCTGTCCGCCATCATCGATGGGAAGGTGAGCTGGAGTTACATGTTGGCATTTACGGCTTTGCTTCTGTTTCTAACACCGCTTTAATCGGAGCGCTTTCCGTCTGGTTCAGATCTTCTGCGTGCACGGCGGCTTGTCTCCCTCCATCCAGACACTGGACCAGATCAGAACCATTgatagaaaacaggaagtgcctCATGATGGGCCCATGTGTGACCTCCTGTGGTCAGACCCTGAAGGTATGTGCAGCTGTTTCCAGTCTTTGATTTTCACCATTGTGGACGTGAGCTAGTGGAAGCTAATAGCAGTGAATGGATCAGCTGGACTACAACAGTGAGCCATTCCATATGGGGTGGTCATGTGGTTAATTCTTTAATCTATTTTCCCTCAGATACCACAGGATGGGGGGTGAGTCCCAGAGGAGCTGGCTACCTGTTTGGGAGCGACGTGGTGGCTCAGTTCAACGCCGCCAACGACATCCACATGATATGCCGGGCCCACCAGCTGGTCATGGAGGGCTACAAGTGGCACTTCAATGAGACCGTCCTCACAGTGTGGTCGGCGCCCAACTACTGCTACAGGTGGGCCGCCTAGCTGGAGTCAGCCCAGCATCGTGCTGCTGGCTTCTCTTTGACTGGAcaaccgctgctgctgctgctagcttCAGATAATGCTTGGCTCTGTGGAGTAGTTTACCACAGATTTACCATTAAGTGCTACAGTAGATACTATTGATCTGCTTCTAGTCACTGTTGATGTCCACGCTTTGTAATGTAGCAGCAGACCCTGACCCAGGCTCACAGCTGTCCGCCTGAACAATCCAGTAGTAGAACTTTTACCTTGGCTCGCATGATTTcaggaaaacatgaaataagGACCACAGCGGCACGAAAACAAAGCTACCGGCCGCATTTGAGGGTTTCAGTGTCTTCTCTAACGTTGGGAATGACGCGCAGTTTGTCTTTGgcacagctttttttctttaacctttatttatacaggtgtTCACAGTGTGATACAAGATGTCATTTCtatgagagaaaaataaacataataataataataataataataataataataataataataataataatgatacaaGTCATTAAAACATTCGACTCAAATAAGCTAATAAAACATTACTGGAGAACAAATGAAAGTTGCATAAcattacattcattttaaagttaaatgacttagtttatttttgatatTTCTATCAAAgtagacttgttttttttttgttttttttttacagtaaatttttttaaaaaccatcttTGGACCTTGAAGCTTTTAACGTTGctgaatgtttaaaaagattttaaactatagctcagtttaaaaaaagaggagcaTATTATCATGTTTGCAGTCAGGCTTATTTATTTGCCAACATTCCCAGCTTCAGTATTAAAAATGAGCTAATTGTTAATTTCCAAATAGACTCCAGCGCTCTAGTCACACATtaaggttaaataaaacatcatgtAGCTTCCCCCTGATCTCAGCCATTAATCTTAGTgataaattaacattaaaataaaccaaacaactAAGCTATGTTTTGATAAACCAAGCAGATATTTCAGCTTTACAGCCACATTGTCGCCTAGAATCAATCTAAAAGTGAATTTTGTGTCAAAGAAAGTGTAATGTATGAAACTTTACCAAGTCTTCATTGGGCCAATACTGCATGGCGCTGTGGTCATGTGATCGGCCGTCTCTTTGCTCACCAAGGAAGTGACGCTATACTGCCCTCTGCTGCAGCCTCGGTGAACTACAGGTGGTTTAAACTGCCgctgaaagtgaaactgagaCACAGCAATTTTTGCGTGGACAATTTTTCATGATCAACATTGTTGATAATGTCGACTAATCGTTGCAGCACTAttgtcttaaaataaatgtaaattgtcACAGAGGAATCAGAGGGGATAGTTTCAGATCCTGCTGTAGAGTTGTCCTTGTTTACTGGGCAGAGTATGAAAGTTGTTcaaaccccccctcccccctcccaaaaaaaaaaaagttctgatcGCACAAATGGAGCAGTGAAGGACAGGAAGTCCGGAGAGCGAAGGTTGTAACTAGACTCTATGGCTCAATAATGATAGCCAGTTCACCGGAGAATCTAAATTAGAGTGgtgaaaaagagatttttaccCTGGTATGAACCTTAATGTGCCGTGATTTTAGAGAGGATGGGCTTAGTTTGCAGTCTCAGATTAGATGTGTTTACACATACTATATAATCTAATGCTAATCAAAGAATATTTGAATGATCAAAGCTCATTGGATTGATTTCGATTGACCAAACCATTCTTGTCTCCCCTGATGATCAGATGTGGAAATGTGGCAGCCATCTTGGAGCTGGACGAGCATTTACAGCGAGAGTTCATCATATTCGAAGCAGCACCACAAGAGACCAGAGGAATCCCTTCCAAGAAGCCAGTAGCCGACTATTTCCTGTAAAATGTTGGAACAGCCAGCCATGATGTGTCAAACTGTGGTACCATTTAACACCAAACTCCCTCCATCCTGCTGCTGGACCATTCTATCAGCTTGAACTCAAAGCAGTTGGACAGAGAAACCCGCCCGGTCCTGCAAAGCTCTCGCACAGCTTCAGCTTGAAGGGCTGGATTTTTGGCCGACTGCCCGAGCCTGACAGAGCAGTTGCAGTGAAAGGTGGAAGGGCGTGGCAAATACTGGGCCCATGACTGTTGTCACTTCTCAGCTATACCAGGGTCATTCTTAAAGCCTTCAGccaactgcccccccccccccccccctcactttgTGTAGATACAACATCCTTCTTTTCAGCTCAACtcttttctagtgtttttcttttaatgacaAATATTGTCATTTAGTTTAAGAACCTTTTGGATGGAGcaattcttttcttttctttttttttttcttcttttttttgtaggagATTTTACAATTTTATCAGTTAAGGAA carries:
- the LOC105938918 gene encoding serine/threonine-protein phosphatase 4 catalytic subunit B, which gives rise to MCVTMGDISDLDRQIEQLRRCELIKENEVKALCAKAREILVEESNVQRVDSPVTVCGDIHGQFYDLKELFRVGGDVPETNYLFMGDFVDRGFYSVETFLLLLALKVRYPDRITLIRGNHESRQITQVYGFYDECLRKYGSVTVWRYCTEIFDYLSLSAIIDGKIFCVHGGLSPSIQTLDQIRTIDRKQEVPHDGPMCDLLWSDPEDTTGWGVSPRGAGYLFGSDVVAQFNAANDIHMICRAHQLVMEGYKWHFNETVLTVWSAPNYCYRCGNVAAILELDEHLQREFIIFEAAPQETRGIPSKKPVADYFL